A stretch of Rhodothermus profundi DNA encodes these proteins:
- the ribE gene encoding 6,7-dimethyl-8-ribityllumazine synthase codes for MPTYIEGHYRVTQARLAIVVSRFNQFVTERLLEGALDTLRRQDIDLDQVTVVRCPGAFEMPLVARKLARSGRYDAVICLGAVIRGATSHFEYVAGGVAQGLARTMLDTEVPVIFGVLTTDTIEQAIERAGTKAGNKGAEAALTALEMIDLMRKLE; via the coding sequence ATGCCCACGTACATCGAAGGACACTACCGGGTAACGCAGGCGCGGCTGGCTATCGTGGTCAGCCGCTTCAATCAATTTGTTACGGAACGCCTGCTCGAAGGGGCGTTGGACACGTTACGCCGACAGGATATTGATCTGGATCAGGTTACGGTAGTGCGCTGTCCCGGAGCGTTTGAAATGCCGCTGGTGGCGCGCAAACTGGCTCGCTCGGGGCGTTACGATGCCGTCATCTGTCTGGGAGCCGTGATCCGGGGGGCCACCAGTCACTTTGAATACGTGGCTGGCGGGGTTGCTCAGGGCCTTGCCCGCACCATGCTGGATACCGAGGTGCCGGTCATTTTTGGCGTGCTGACCACCGATACCATTGAGCAGGCCATCGAGCGCGCAGGAACCAAGGCTGGTAATAAGGGAGCAGAGGCAGCGCTGACTGCACTGGAAATGATCGATCTGATGCGCAAGCTGGAGTAG
- a CDS encoding type IX secretion system anionic LPS delivery protein PorZ, with the protein MQGRWLLLWLGLVHGALAQPTGRWQAHTSMRQVTDLALAASAIWVATGGGVFRYHLAEGSLQRFTAVEGLHQVAVQALAWDARRQVLWIGYSDGVIDRLDPATGTVRAYFDIARAERFPDRQIYRLRMHGDSLLIATAFGVVVFDPVEGVVRDTYTQFGAFSDIAVYDLTVGPGPDGKPTLWLATAQGVAHAPRAHPNLKDPGAWTLERQGLDGKLPVRSIALHGQRLYIGLTQGLALRKQDGRYERLWEGAAVTDLQPVADLLLGAAGQQVLLVDAAASVRLLGSEEVRRPVRLAVQDDVLWIGDAEAGLLRSALPEADASDLELQEVIRPDGPYVNVFADLAVDPSGNLWATDAATGAQAGFHKMNAAGQWTAYLPDRLGGRKAFRPVHADPGGQVWVGSDGNGLVQIAPDGTLQFYDATNSTLEPAAGTRNFIIVRGLGSDAEGRLWVANLTAPNPLHVRLPDGTWQRAPIPSCINSLSTTLGHLLVDDYGQLWIIAVSRGNLRVNTGLIIYDPGDDPTRADDDACRYLSERGGGGQGLPGVAVQALAEDRDGRIWIGTAEGLAYVLNNPFAASDPNTVPVWPLAAERQPGANPFLLTGLSVNDLAVDPANRLWVATDDGVYVIEQTGVDFRIAAHFNEENSPLLSDVVRAIAVDERSGRVFLATAAGLVSYQGDAIKPAEQARPLFVYPNPVRVGAEEDAIVFIEGLVEATELRIVTVDGRLVTRFPTRGGRVRWDGRDRYGRPVPSGVYLIIAVGQNGEGAAYGKVAILR; encoded by the coding sequence ATGCAGGGACGATGGCTGTTGCTCTGGCTCGGGCTGGTTCATGGTGCGCTGGCACAACCGACCGGCCGGTGGCAGGCGCACACCTCTATGCGGCAGGTGACGGACCTGGCACTGGCCGCTTCGGCCATATGGGTAGCGACCGGAGGGGGCGTGTTTCGTTACCACCTGGCAGAAGGCAGCCTGCAACGCTTTACAGCGGTCGAAGGACTGCACCAGGTCGCCGTGCAGGCGTTAGCCTGGGATGCCCGGCGGCAAGTCCTCTGGATCGGCTATAGCGATGGCGTAATCGACCGCCTCGATCCAGCTACCGGTACTGTCCGCGCCTACTTTGACATTGCACGCGCCGAACGCTTTCCGGATCGACAGATCTATCGGCTACGTATGCACGGCGACTCGTTGCTGATCGCTACCGCTTTCGGCGTGGTCGTATTTGATCCGGTAGAAGGCGTCGTGCGAGACACCTATACGCAATTTGGCGCTTTTTCTGACATCGCCGTTTACGACCTGACAGTTGGTCCCGGGCCTGACGGAAAACCGACGCTCTGGTTGGCCACAGCACAGGGGGTGGCCCATGCTCCCCGCGCGCATCCCAACCTGAAGGATCCCGGAGCTTGGACGCTGGAACGACAGGGACTGGACGGCAAGCTGCCAGTGCGCTCAATCGCGTTGCATGGCCAGCGGCTGTACATTGGGCTTACGCAGGGACTCGCCCTGCGTAAGCAGGATGGCCGTTATGAACGCCTCTGGGAAGGCGCCGCCGTAACCGACCTGCAGCCTGTAGCCGATCTGTTGTTGGGCGCGGCCGGTCAGCAGGTGCTGCTGGTCGATGCAGCCGCGTCGGTTCGACTCCTGGGCAGCGAGGAAGTGCGTCGCCCCGTACGCCTGGCGGTTCAGGACGATGTGCTCTGGATCGGTGATGCGGAAGCCGGATTGCTTCGGAGCGCCCTGCCGGAAGCGGATGCGTCAGACCTGGAGCTTCAGGAGGTGATTCGCCCCGACGGGCCATACGTAAACGTTTTTGCCGATCTGGCCGTTGACCCTTCGGGTAATCTATGGGCGACGGATGCTGCCACAGGGGCGCAGGCCGGTTTTCATAAAATGAACGCAGCTGGACAGTGGACGGCCTATCTGCCCGATAGACTCGGTGGTCGCAAAGCGTTTCGTCCCGTGCACGCCGACCCGGGCGGACAGGTCTGGGTAGGTTCAGACGGCAACGGACTGGTGCAGATCGCGCCAGACGGCACCTTGCAGTTTTACGATGCCACCAACTCTACGCTGGAGCCTGCGGCGGGCACCCGCAATTTCATTATCGTACGAGGGTTGGGTTCGGATGCGGAAGGGCGGCTATGGGTCGCTAACCTGACGGCTCCTAACCCGCTGCACGTGCGCCTGCCAGACGGCACCTGGCAGCGCGCGCCCATTCCTTCCTGCATTAATTCGCTCAGCACAACTCTGGGACACCTGCTGGTAGACGACTATGGGCAGCTCTGGATTATCGCGGTGAGTCGCGGCAACCTGCGCGTTAATACCGGCCTGATCATTTACGACCCTGGCGATGATCCCACGCGGGCCGACGATGACGCCTGTCGCTACTTGAGCGAGCGAGGAGGTGGGGGCCAGGGACTGCCAGGCGTGGCTGTGCAAGCCCTGGCCGAAGATCGAGACGGGCGCATCTGGATTGGAACTGCGGAAGGACTGGCCTACGTACTCAATAACCCATTTGCAGCGTCCGATCCAAACACAGTGCCCGTCTGGCCACTGGCAGCCGAACGGCAACCCGGGGCAAACCCCTTCCTGCTTACCGGGCTTTCGGTGAACGATCTGGCTGTTGATCCTGCCAACCGTCTGTGGGTAGCAACCGATGATGGCGTATATGTGATCGAGCAGACAGGCGTTGACTTTCGCATTGCTGCGCATTTTAACGAGGAAAACAGTCCTCTGCTATCTGATGTAGTGCGTGCAATTGCGGTGGACGAGCGGAGCGGACGCGTCTTTCTGGCTACAGCTGCCGGACTGGTCAGTTACCAGGGCGATGCGATCAAACCGGCGGAACAGGCGCGGCCGCTATTTGTTTACCCGAACCCGGTGCGCGTTGGTGCGGAGGAGGACGCGATTGTGTTCATTGAAGGCCTGGTTGAAGCTACCGAATTGCGAATTGTGACGGTAGATGGCCGGCTGGTGACGCGTTTTCCCACGCGGGGCGGTCGTGTGCGCTGGGACGGAAGGGACCGCTATGGACGGCCTGTCCCCTCCGGTGTCTACCTGATCATCGCAGTCGGGCAGAACGGCGAAGGCGCTGCCTATGGGAAGGTGGCGATTCTTCGATGA
- a CDS encoding Lnb N-terminal periplasmic domain-containing protein, which translates to MRRSLLLLLLVLGARPAVSYPLSLSDSTRVALVTILPGRALYAAFGHSALRVVDPARGIDWLFNYGTFDFSDPLFIPKFIYGQLDYFLSVSDYARSVRFYRDVEGRPILEQWLNLTPAQRDTLVAFLMWNARPENRTYRYHFLFDNCSTRIRDVLEGTLGAALRFTYSAPSTTFRRLLDAYVADRPLLQLGFYLLLGQPIDRQPTAREAMFLPLELQRAFDQAQVHHDTAWVPLVARTDTVFWPAGHRPLPPPAWPWPTLMGWLLFAAGAVVTVVTWKRTHRLVTRLDAVLFGIVGLIGLLLLLLWVATLHTVMDWNWNLLWAWPPHLVVAVRLWRYPIPARWERFYLLGTGSLTLLLALGWFYWPQALHPALQPIALLLVVRTAARLYRPGA; encoded by the coding sequence ATGCGCCGGTCGTTGCTGTTGCTGCTGCTGGTCCTGGGTGCAAGGCCAGCCGTTTCCTATCCGTTGTCGCTTTCCGACAGCACCCGCGTGGCCCTGGTCACCATCCTGCCCGGACGAGCCCTCTATGCCGCCTTTGGGCACAGTGCCTTACGCGTGGTTGATCCGGCCCGGGGCATTGATTGGCTCTTCAACTACGGCACTTTCGACTTCAGCGATCCTTTGTTCATTCCGAAATTCATTTATGGTCAGCTTGACTACTTTCTGTCGGTAAGCGACTATGCGCGCTCCGTACGGTTTTACCGTGACGTAGAAGGCCGTCCTATTCTGGAACAGTGGTTGAACCTGACGCCTGCGCAGCGGGATACGCTGGTAGCTTTTCTGATGTGGAACGCCCGTCCGGAAAACCGCACCTATCGCTACCATTTTCTGTTTGACAACTGTTCAACGCGTATCCGGGACGTGCTGGAAGGCACGCTGGGCGCTGCGTTACGCTTTACGTACTCTGCCCCGAGCACGACTTTCCGTCGCTTGCTTGATGCCTATGTGGCAGACCGACCGCTGCTCCAACTTGGCTTTTATCTACTCCTTGGCCAGCCCATCGATCGGCAGCCCACTGCCCGCGAGGCTATGTTTCTTCCGCTGGAACTGCAGCGCGCCTTTGACCAGGCGCAGGTGCATCACGACACCGCCTGGGTTCCACTGGTTGCCCGCACTGACACTGTTTTCTGGCCGGCTGGCCACCGACCGCTCCCCCCTCCTGCCTGGCCCTGGCCTACCCTGATGGGCTGGTTGCTCTTTGCTGCCGGCGCAGTAGTCACCGTAGTTACCTGGAAACGCACCCACCGCCTGGTAACGCGCCTGGACGCGGTGCTTTTTGGCATCGTTGGCCTGATCGGTCTGCTACTGCTACTGCTCTGGGTGGCTACCCTCCACACGGTAATGGACTGGAACTGGAACCTGCTCTGGGCCTGGCCTCCTCATCTGGTGGTGGCAGTTCGCCTCTGGCGCTACCCAATACCTGCCCGATGGGAGCGGTTCTACCTCCTTGGGACCGGCTCGCTTACGTTGCTGCTGGCTCTGGGATGGTTTTACTGGCCGCAGGCGTTGCACCCTGCGCTGCAACCCATCGCCCTGTTGCTGGTCGTGCGCACGGCAGCTCGCCTCTACCGTCCGGGTGCGTAA